The sequence below is a genomic window from Deltaproteobacteria bacterium.
AAGACCGCCATGAAGTTGGCCTGCAACTGCGTTTCCGACACGGTCGAGATCAATGCCCCGAGCGCCAACAGCGCGAGGATGAACAGCGTCGCCAGCAACCCCACCGACAGCGCGGCGCCGTTGAACGGCAACGCAAAGACGAACGATGCCAGCAACGAGACGACAACAAAATCAACGGCGGCGATCAGGCCGTAGGGAATCATCTTGCCGGCAATCAACGCCAGCCGGGAAATCGGCGTCACCAGCAATTGCTCGATCGTCGCCTGCTCCTTCTCGCGTACCAGACCCGCCGACAACGTCAGCACCACCAGCATGATCACGATACCGATCGTGCCGGGCAAAAAGAAATCCGAGTCGCGCAATTGGGGATTGAACAGAATATTTTCGGCGATCTTGATCGGCGGCAGCCGCACCGGCAGCGCAGGATGCTCGGCATCGTCGAACTTCAACTCTTCGGCCGCATCGTCGCTGGCGACCACCCGAGCGCCGTAGAGTGCCGCCTGTGCCAATGTCGGCATCGTCCCGTCGACGAACAACGGAAAGTCGGTCTGCTGATTGTTGGCGAGGCGTTCGCTGAAGCCCTTGGGAATGATCAACCCGAGGCGCGCCTCGCCGGTTTGCAGCCATCGCCGAATCGTGGCTTCGGAATCGACCTCGATCACGTTGAACTGACCGTTGCCGCGCAAGCGATCCTTCACGGTGGCGCTGAAGAAGGACTGCTCCTGGTCCAGCACGACCACTCGCATGTGATCCACTTTCAGCCGCAGCGCGTAGCCGAAGAGAATGACCAGCAGCACCGGCAACGCCAACACGAAGCCAATCAGCTGCGGATCGCGGCTGATGTGCAGGAACTCCTTCATGATCATGGCTCGCAGTGCTTTCATAGAGCGCCCCCCTGTGCCGCTTCCGCAGTCGGCGCGACCGCGCGGACTGGCAGTGTGATGCGAAAGGTCGTGCCCCGACCGACTTCACTCTCGACTTCGATCTTGCCGTGATGGTTTTCGATGATGCGATAGGTGATAGCAAGCCCCAAGCCGGTACCGACTCCGACCCCTTTGGTCGTAAAGCCCGGATTGAAAATCTTTGCCAGGTTCTCCGGCGGAATGCCGGAACCCGTGTCGCTGATCGCGATCGTCACCGAGTCGGGAGTTGCCTGGCGCGTGCGGATGGTGATCTCGCCCGTTCCCTCGATCGCGTGCGCCGCGTTAACCAGGACGTTGAGGAACACTTGATTGAGCTGATTGGCGTAGCAATCCACTTGCGGAAGCTGACCGTAGTCGCGTTGCACCGTGATGCGGCCCTTCATCAGGTGCGCCGCCAACGTCAGGGTCGACTCCAGGCCTTCGTGGAGATCGGCTGGCTTGCGCTCAGCTTCATCGAGGCGGGCAAAATTTCGCAAACTCTTCACGATCGCCCCGATGCGGCGACACGCCTCGCGACTGACCTCGGCCATGCTGGCGGCCTTGTCGATGAACGTACCCGCCTTGGCGCTCAGCGCCGGATCGGCGAGTGACTCCTTTACTTTGTTCAGTGCGCGCACGACGAGATCGGTGTTGCTCGCCACCGCACCGAGCGGCGTGTTGATTTCGTGCGCGACCCCGGCGACCAGGTCGCCGAGTGCCGCCATCTTCTCCGACTGCACGAGCTGCGACTGGGCCTCGCGCAGATCTGCCAAGGCGCCCGTCAGTTCCACCGTGCGCTGCTGGACCTTTTCTTCGAGGTTTTCGTACAGGCGCGCGTTCTCGATCGCGACCCCACCCATGCCGGCGAGCGCTTCGAGCAGTTGCTGATCCGCATCGGTGAATGGCCCGCTGCGCCGGTTGAGTACTTGGATGATGCCGATGATGCGCTCGCGCGCGCGGATCGGGACGCACAGGATCGAGCGGGTTGTGATACCGGTCTCCTGATCGTACTTGTGCCCCTGCCAGCGCGGATCGTGATAGGCGTCCTCGATGCGAATGACCGCGCCGGTGGCGGCGACGCGCCCGCTGATGCCTTGACCGATCGGCACGGAGAGGGTTTGCAATTTTCCCGCCCCTTCGCCGAGCGCGACCTCCCAGCGCAGCGTCTGCGTCGGCTCATCGAGCAGCATCACCGAACAGGCTTCCGCATCGAGCACGTCACGCACCCGCTTCATCATCGCGCCGAGCAGATCGCGCAAGTGCAGCGTGCCGCACAGTGCCGCGCCGACTTCCACCAGGATGGAGAGCGAGTCGGGAGGGATGGTGGTGTGGCTCTGCGCGGCCAACGGAATGCCGGTCGTGACTCGTGTTCGTGACTCGTGTTCGGAGATCATTGCCGTCTGGCTCTGTGCGGTCAACGGGATGCCAGCGGTCTCAGCCTCGGTCTCCCCGTTTTCCCGAGTAGCCGTCCCGAGTGCGGCCGCAGGCCGCGTATCGAGGAGCGGCGTATCGAGGGACCCGCCGGCGCCAGACTCGTGGCGTTGCTGATACCGTTCCCAATCCTTCGTCGCTGCCTCTTGCAGTCCCTGAAGGTCTCCACGAACCAGCGCCGCCTTTTTCGCGCGGCTCCAATTCTTGATGCGAGCCTCAGCACTCTCGGCCTCCTCTCGGGTCGAGAACTCCTCAAACCAGATCAATCGCACCGGCAAGCGAGTCGCAGTGTGCGCCGCGCCGCGGCCTTCTTGATGCTCAAGGAGACGCTTGTCCAAGGCGTCGGTCTGTCCAACGTAGTAGGAGTCGTCGGCACACAACAACATGTATGCGTAGAATGGCTGGGCCATCTTCAAGCTGGTCCCTCGATACGCAGCATCTCGATACGCCGCCTTCGGCGGCTACTCGATGCTGCTACTCGGGAAAGCGGGGGTTCGAACGTCTTCATATGGCATCAGTGCTTGCTTCTACGGATTGTTCCGGAAAGTGACAGTGCGCTGGCCTTCATCACAATGGCAAGTCCTCTAGCCGAAGCTCGCTGACGTGCGCAATCACCAAGTCGGCCGGCAACGCGGCGGCCGGATGATGCGTGGTCACGCCGATGCAGCGCATGCCAGCGGCGCGCGCACCGGCTATGCCGAGCGGGGAATCTTCGACCACGACGCACTCCGCGCCGGTCAGAGCCATCCCGGCGCGCGTGTTCAGCTCGCGCAGCGCGCACAGAAACGGATCGGGCGCGGGTTTACCGGCCATCACATCCTCTGCCCCAACCACTGCGGCAAAGAGCGCGCGGACGCCGGCGCGATCGAGAATGGCCTCGATCTCATCGCGGAACGCCCCCGATGCGACCGCCAGTACGAAGCGCGGATGCAACCGCCGCAGCAACTCGGGCACGCCGTCGTAGAGCGTCGCCCCCTGCGACAACGCAGCGAACTGTGCGCGCTTGCGGGAGACGAGCGCGTCGAGTTCGGTCGCGGTGGGGCGTCGACCGGCACGGGCGTACAACGCGGCCAGGCAGGCGCGATCGGGCAAGCCGAGGAACTGCGTGAAGTAGTCCGCCTGCGAGAGATCCATCCCGTCACTGCGCGCCACCGCCTGAAACGCCGCACAGTGCAAAGCTTCGGTGTCAGCCAACACACCATCGAAGTCGAAGATCACGGCGCGCACCGAAGAGCCACGGATTATGCCAGACACGCATTCGCTCGCTGGCTTGACACTGACGACGTGGCCTGGCTATCCGAAGGCATGGCCGACACCACCCCCGCGACGATTCTGCTCGTCGACGACGAGCCGGCCGTGGGGCAAAGTTTGGCCGCCCTCCTCGAACTCGAGACACCGTACAAGGTGCTGGTCGAGACCTCACCGCAGCGGGCGATCCAACTCGCTAAAGTCACGCCGCTCGACTTAGTGGTCTCCGACTTTCTCATGCCTGAACTCGATGGCATCGGCTTTCTCCTCGAGATCCGTGCCCTCTACCCGGAGAGCACGCTCATACTCCTCACCGGGTACGCAGACAAGGAAAACGCCATCCGCGCGATCAACGACGTCGGCATCTTCCATTACATCGAGAAGCCGTGGGACAACGACGATCTGCTGACCATCATCACCACCGGCCTCGACAAACGGTTACAACTCCACCGGCTGTACGAGCGCACCCGCGAGCTTGAGGGCCGCGTACAACAACTGCAGCAACGTAATGCGGAACTCGAGCAACGGCTCAAGGGAGCGACGTGATCCGCATCACTGTTTCTCAAAGGGTTCCGGTTCCTTCTTCCGTTTGTTCCAGCGCCAGAGATTGGCGCGCCAGTTCTGACCGTCACCGGTCGCGGCGAAATATACGAAGTACGCGTCTTCGCCCATCGGCACCCACGTTCCAACGTTGATATATTGCCCACCCGTAGGAAGCGGCCACGTGCCGGCGGCGTGCGAGTGACCGAAGACCACGTTCTGCACTTTGAACAACGCGGCGATGCGTTCTGCCGTGTGCCGCAATTGTGCGGCTTCGGCGATGCGCCGGAAACGCAGCGCGCCAACGTACACGATCGATCCCATCACGGTCATCGCCGCCACCAGCGCGAGCAACCCGGTCCGCGCCGGGTACCAAATCAGGATGCCGGCGACCGCGGCCGCCAGCAGCCCGCCAAACACGATCAGATCCAGGGCCAGAAACCGCGCCGTGGCCAGAACACCGCGCATAACCGGCGAGGCGCGCATCGCATTCACCGCCGCGGCGGTTCCCGATGGCAAGCCGAACTTTTCATCCACGGCGGCAATCCGCCGATCGTTTTCTTCCCGCACCTGCCGCTCCGCCAGCGGGTTGGGTCGGCCACTCTTGGCCAGGACCCGCCGAACCATCGCCCCATACAAGCTGGCCACGCGCGGCAGGATCTTGAGATTGCCGCCGACCACCCAGCCGATGTACTCGCTCACCGACATGATGTTCTCGGCCGCCATGGCATCGATCGTCTTCATCTGATTCGTGAAGTAACGGATCGCCAACTCCGCAATCGACAGTTGCATGTGGGTCGGCGATTCCGGCACCAACGGATTGAGCACGTGCTCGGTCGCACAGAACGGATCGTACTGACAGCCATGCTCGACGTACAACAACCCCGGCTCGCACCAGAACCACAACGGAAACTGCACGCGTTGCGCGACCGCTTCCTTCATCGCCATGTAGCTGAAGTCTTCCGGATGATGCTCGGCGATGAGACGGCGGAAATGGTCCTGCACCTCGGGCCACGACATTTCGAGATCATGGTTGCCGCGCAACAGGATCACCTCATTGCCTTCCGCGACGAAGCGCGCCAAGGCCAAGAGCAACTGCGGATGACTGGCACGCAGGATACGGTCGAGCTTCCAGCGCGACTTGGGCGCCTCAGTACCGGGACCGTAGCGCTGCTCGCTCTCAGGGAACGACACCCCGCGCATCAAGCGCTCGTTCGGATCGGGGAGATCGGTGATGTACAGGAACTCAATAAAATCGCCGCCGATGATCAACCGCCAGCGCCGATCGGCCGCGCGGTTGAGGCGATAGTAGCGGAGGAAGTCGGCGAACTCTTCGTCGAAGTGATACAGCCCTGCGGTCGGGTTGTTGAACCCGCCACGCAGATGCAGATCGGAGACGATCAGGTAATCAAACGCTACGCTCATACAACTCCTGCTTGCGTATCACCGAGTCGCGGGCGATTTCAATTCAACGCGACCCAGGGCACCCGGGGTTCTCCGGTTGCGCAGCCGCCCGCGAACGAACTACAAACCACGAACTGCAAACCACGGACTTTCCGCTAGGGAGGATGGCATGAAGCTTCGGCTCGCGTTTCTCGCAGTCACCATCTGCGCTCACGCCGCGCTGGCCCAGGAACATCACGCGGCGACCTCCAAACCCGCTATGTTGCTCACAGGACTCGGCTCGCACCACCACGCGATCGCCACCACGAGCAAGCAAGCGCAGCAGTTCTTCGATCAGGGTCTGACGCTCGCCTTCGGTTTCAATCACGAGGAAGCCATCCGCTCGTTCCACCGCGCAGCCGAACTCGACCCACAGGCCGCAATGCCGCAGTGGGGCATCGCCTACGCGCTGGGTCCAAACTACAACATGGATGTCGACAAGCAGCACGAGCAAGCCGCCTACGCGGCCGCGCAGAAGGCGCTCGCACTCGCCGCGAACGGCCCCGAGCACGAGCGCGCCTACATCGAAGCGCTCGCCACGCGCTACTCCAACGATCCCAACGCCGACCTCAAGCCGCTCAACGTGGCGTACAAGAACGCGATGGCCGAAGTGGCGAAGCGCTACCCCGATGATCTGGACGCGGCCACGATCTATGCGGAAAGCGCGATGATCTTGCGCCCGTTCAAGCTGTGGAACCCCGATGGCACGCCGGCCGAAGGAACCGAGGAGATCGTCGCGGTGCTCGAAGTGGTGCTGCGCCGAGATCCAGATCATCCCGGGGCCAATCACTTTTACATTCACGCGGTCGAGGCATCACCGCACCCTGAGCGCGCCCTCCCCAGCGCCAAGCGGCTCGAAACTGCCGTGCCCGCCGCCGGCCACCTCGTCCACATGCCGTCACACATCTACATGCGCACCGGCTACTACCGCGACGCCGCCGCCAGCAACGCCGCCGCCGTGGCCGCCGACCGAGCGTATCTGCGCACCGTGACGTCCGACGTTCACATGTATCCGCTGATGTACTTCAGCCACAACATCCACTTCCTGGCGTTCGCCAGCGCGATGGCGGGACGCCGCAGCGACGCGATCGCCGCCGCCAAGGAACTCTATCCCGTCATCAGTCCCAACGCTGTTGAGCTAGCGGGACTGATCGACCCCCTAATTGCGACCCGCTTCCTCATTCCTCTCCGGTTCCGGGACTGGAAGGAGGTGCTGCGCGCGCCCGAGCCGGATGCAAAGCTCGCCGGCGCTCACGGGATGTGGCACTTCGCCCGCGGCGTGGCTCGATTGGGGATGGGCGATGCCGCCGCGGCGGAACAAGAACGAGCAGCACTCGATACCGCGCGCCAGACCCTGCCCGACGGTGCCGGCTTCGGCTTCAGCACTGCCGCCGATATCTTGAACCTGGCCGCTGCGGCGTTCGATGCCCGTCTGGCTGCCACGAACGGCGATAGAAACGCGGCGATCGTCAATTGGCAGAAAGCAGTCGTCATCGAGGATGGCCTCGCATACAACGAACCGGCCGACTGGTACTATCCGGTGCGCGAGTCGCTCGGCGGTGCGCTGCTGCGCGATGGACAATACGCTGAGGCCGAGCAGGTGTTTCGTGCTGACCTCGAGCGCAACCCGCGCAACCCGCGCTCACTCTTGGGGCTTTCGGAAGCCTTGAAGGCGCAACACAAGACGGCCGCCGCCGACACGGTGCACGCAGAGTTTGAGCTCGCGTGGAAGAACGCCGACACCAGGTTGGGCAGCGACGATCTGTAGCCATCGGCCGTCGTTCAGGTCTTCATCAAGCGAGCTTCGATCATGCCCGCGCCAACCAGCGATCCCGCCGGCTTCCGCGCGTACAGCGCCGAAGCCATTCTGCGTGACGGCAGCTCGATTCACATTCGCGCGCTGAGGCCGAGTGACAAGGCGCTGCTGATCGAACACTTTCAGCAGTTGAGTCCGCGCTCGGTGTACTTCCGCTTCTTTGGCGCGAAGAAGCGCCTCACCGATGCCGAGTTGGCGCGCTTCACCGAGCTCGATTTCGCGCGCAATGCCGCATTGGTAGCCGTCCGCCGCGATGGTGGATGCGAATTGCTAATCGGCGTTGGCCGCTATTCGAGTAGCGCGGTGGCACACCGCGCCGAAGTCGCATTCGCCGTACTGGACAAGTATCAGGGTCGCGGGGTCGGCACGCTGCTGCTCGAACACCTCGTGCCGATCGCCCGCGCCAATGGCATCACCGAGTTCGAAGCCGATGTGCTCGGCGAGAACAACCAAATGCTGCAGGTCTTCGCGGCCAGCGGCTTTACGGTGAAGCGCTCGATTGAAGCCGGCGTGTTCCATGTCGTGTTTGCGACCACTGAGACCGAACAGTTTCTTGCCGCCAGCCAGCAGCGCGAGCGGCGAGCGGCGGCGCAGAGCATCCGCACATTTCTGCAGCCGCGTTCCGTGGCGGTGGTCGGCGCCTCGCGCAGCCCCGGGTCGATCGGTGCGGCACTGGTTGCGAACCTCAAACGCGACGGGTTCGCCGGACCGATCTATCCGGTGAATCCCAGCGCCGCCGAGATCGACGGCCTCACCACCTATCCAACCGTCAGCGCGATCGGCGCGCCGGTCGACCTTGTGCTCATCGCCGTGCCCGCAGCGGCCGTGGAAGCGGCGGTAGCCGATTGCGCGCGCGCCGGCACGCGTGGGGTGGTGGTAATCTCGTCGGGCTTCGCCGAGGCGTCGGCGGCGGGGCGCGAAGCGCAACGGCGCTTGACCGAATTCGTCCGCGGCTCCGGCATGCGCATGGTGGGCCCGAACTGCATGGGCGTACTCAACACCGATCCGGCCATTTCACTCAACGGCACGTTCGCCCCGGTCTGGCCGCCCGCCGGTAACATCGGCATGTCTTCGCAGAGCGGCGCCCTCGGCCTCGCTATTCTCGACTACGCACGCACGCGCAACTTGGGCATGTCGACCTTCGTCTCGGTAGGCAACAAGGCCGACGTATCGAGCAACGATCTGCTCGCGTACTGGGCGGAAGATCCCCGCACCGATGTCATCGTGCTGTACCTGGAGAGTTTCGGAAACCCGCGCAAATTTGCGCGCGTCGCTCCTGAGGTCGCACGCCACAAACCAATCGTCGCCGTGAAATCGGGCCGCTCCGCCGCCGGCACGCGCGCGGCATCGAGCCATTCGGCCGCACTCGCCAATCTCGATGTCGCCGTTGACGCCCTGTTCGAGCAAGCCGGCGTCATCCGCACGGCGACGCTCGAAGATCTCTTCGACGTGCTGGCGTTGCTTTCGACCCAGCCTTTGCCACCGAGTCGGCGGGTCGGCGTGGTGACCAACGCGGGCGGCCCCGGCATACTACTCGCCGATGCCTGCGAAGCGCACGGATTGCAGCTTCCCCAGTTGTCGGCCGAAACCGTGATGAGTCTGCGCACGTTCCTGCCCGCGCATGCGGGCTACGCCAACCCAATCGACATGACCGCGTCGGCGACGCCGGAACAGTACGCGCGGGCGATCGAGTTGATCGGCAGCGACGCGGCGGTCGATGCGCTGGTCGTGATCTACATTCCACCGATGGTCACGCAGCCGGAGGAAGTGGCAACCGCCATCGCCCGCGCGGCCGGCGCCGTTCCGGCGGCGAAGCCGATTCTGACCGTATTCATCTCGTCGCAAGGGGCGCCGCCGATGCTCAGCACCGGACCGCGCGGTCGCCTGCCGTCGTACAGCTTTCCGGAAAACGCAGCGCTCGCGTTAGCAGCCGTTGAACGCTACGCACGCTGGCGCGAGCGGCCACGCGGAACGCCGCTCACCCTCGATCCGTTCGCGCAAAGCGCCGTCCGTGCCGTGGTCGATCGCGTGCTCGTGCAGGCCGACGGACCCACGTGGCTGGAGCCGAAGGACCTTGCCACGGTGCTGCGCGCGGTCGGTATCGAGTGCGCGGCGAGCGAACAGACCACGGTCGCCGACGCACTCGCAACCGCCAGCCGCATGGGCTATCCGCTGGTCGCCAAGGCAATCGCCCCCAGCGTTGTACACAAGAGCGACGTCGGCGGCGTCATCATGGGACTACATTCCGCCAAGGCGGTCGCAGTGGCGGTGCGGACGCTGGATGAGCGCATGCGCACAATCGGCGCACCGCTCGATGGCGTACTGCTCCAGCGCGAAGTGCCCGGCGGAATCGAAGCGTTGGTCGGCGTCACCACCGATCCTATTTTCGGACCGCTGGTGGTCTGCGGCATGGGCGGGGTGTTGGTGGAACTGCTACACGACGTGTCGTTTCACCTAACTCCGGTCAGCGACATCGATGCCGTCGAGATGATCGGCAAGCTGCGCGCGCGCCCGTTGCTCGACGGCTACCGCGGCGCGCCGGCCGGCGATCGCGACGCGCTTGCCGGCGTGATCCAGCGTATTTCAGCACTGGTGGAACTGGTACCGGAGCTGCGCGAACTCGACCTCAATCCGATCAAAGTGCTCCCGCCCGGTCAGGGCGCGATCGTCGTCGATGCCCGCATGCGCATTCAACCCGGCTGATGGCGGATCGCGTATGGCAGATAGCTGATGGCTGATCGCCTACTGCCCACTGCCTACTGCCTACTAATCCCTTCCACCCGCACCGGCACTCCGGCTCCGATCTGCGATCCCACCCAGCTCGCCAGCCACGCACGCCAGTACTTCTGGCGCATGAGGTCGATCACGCGCTGCGCTGCGGCGGGATCGGTGATGACGATGGCGCGGCCGCGCAGCTTCGTCCCGGCGATGTCGAGCGCCACCTCGGGATGATGCTTCACATTTACCAGCCATCCCTTGCGGGCGTTCTTGCCCGCTTGCACGAGCAGGTGGTCGCCCTCGACGACGAACCAAATCTCGGCGACGCGTTGCTGGCCGCTCTTGCGCCCAGTGGTCGTGAGCTTGAGAGTCTTCGCGTTCGCAACAGCAGCCAGAGTCGTCGACAGGTCGGCCATTGGTTCTCCCCACGCGGGCGCGACCAGAGCGAGCACCCCGCACAACGTCAGCCAAGCGCGATTCCGAACGTGATCCATGGTGCGCCAGTTTAGTCGGTTGCCGTGCCGACACAACCGGCGTAACCGTGTTCTCCGCGGTGCGACTGTGCTCAAGAAGGCCCTCGATACGTTCGCGTCGCTCACACTCGGGCAAGCGGATTTTGGCAAGCCCTGAAGAACACAGCCGCTTCCCCGAGTAGCCGCACTGAGTAGAAGCCGAAGGCTTCGTATCGAAGGGCAGCGTATCGAGGGGCTCCTTCTCGCCCAGAGCCTCTCGCTACTGACAGCGACGCCTGCGGCTGGTAGCGTCGCCCCGTGCCCGTGTCCATCGATGACCGCTTTACCGCCAGCGCCGCCGGCGCGTTGCGCGCGGCCATCGCCGACGCCGGCGGCAACGAGGTGTTCCTGCTCGCCACGCTCGACGACCACGCGCGTGTGGCGTCGGTGCGCGTGCTCGCGCGCGGTAACCGGCACGCGGTACCGGCCCTGCTGCAAGTCCCTCGGCCCGGCGAGGTCGTGGTGCACAACCATCCGAGCGGCGAACTCGTCCCGTCCGATGAGGATCTGGCGATCGCGTCGGCGCTCGGCAACAACGGCGTCGGGGCCTACATCGTCAACAACGCCGCCACCGATCTGTACGTTGTCGTCGAACCGCACCGGGCGCCGGTGGCCGCGCGCATCGCGATCAACGAGACCAGTGCGCGGCTAGCGCCTGGCGGCACCATCGCGACCGCGCTCGCCGGCTATGAGCATCGGGCCCAACAATTGCGCATGCTCGAAGCGGTGGTCACCGCGTTCAACGACGGCACCACGCTGACCGTCGAAGCCGGCACTGGCACCGGCAAATCGCTCGCCTACCTGCTGCCCGCAATCGAATGGAGCCTGCAGAACCGCGAGCGAGTCGTCATCTCGACGCACACGATCAACTTGCAGGAACAACTCATCAACAAAGATCTCCCGCTCCTCACACAGCAGAACGGACTCGCCTGCACCACCGCGCTGGTCAAAGGCCGGGGCAACTACCTCTGCCGGCGCAAAGCCGCGCAGGTAGAGGCACAGGGTGCACAACTGATCGAGGACGATCAGCAGCGCGAGCTGCAGGATCTGCTCGCGTGGGCCAAGCGCACCAAAGACGGCAGCCTCAGCGATCTCGCGGTGCGCCCGCGGCGTGAGGTATGGGAGCACGTCGTGTCGGAGAACGACAACTGTCTGCGCGCGCGCTGCCCGTTCTACTCGACGTGCTTCTTCTACAGCGCGCGCCGGGCGGCGGCGCAAGCCGACATCATCGTCGCCAATCATCACTTGCTGATGGCCGACTTGGCGCTGCGCGAGGAGATCAGCAGCTACACGCAGAACGCGGTGCTGCCGCCGGCGCGGCGGGTGATCATCGACGAAGCGCATCACCTGGAGGACGTCGCCACCAACTATTTTGGAAGCCGCCTGAGCTACGCTGCCATAGAACGGACGTTCGGCCGCCTGCGCAGTCAGAAGCACCCGACCAAGGGCGTGTTGCCAGCGCTGATCATGGCGCTCGAATCCATTGACGGACCAGATGACGTGCCGTCAGCGCAAGGCGCGGTGCGCTGGATCGAGCACCGGCTGATACCCGCACGCGAGAGCCTGCTCGTCGACGCCGAGCAGTGCTTCACCGAGTTAATGAGCGGCTTGGAGGACGTGCTTGAGCGCCCGCTCGCCGCCGGCACCGACGAGAAGCTGCGCATCGTCCCGGAGTTTCGCGCCCTCCCCTACTGGAGCACGTTGGAGCGCGCACTCACACGCCTCGGCTCTGCGCTCGG
It includes:
- a CDS encoding ABC transporter permease; translation: MKALRAMIMKEFLHISRDPQLIGFVLALPVLLVILFGYALRLKVDHMRVVVLDQEQSFFSATVKDRLRGNGQFNVIEVDSEATIRRWLQTGEARLGLIIPKGFSERLANNQQTDFPLFVDGTMPTLAQAALYGARVVASDDAAEELKFDDAEHPALPVRLPPIKIAENILFNPQLRDSDFFLPGTIGIVIMLVVLTLSAGLVREKEQATIEQLLVTPISRLALIAGKMIPYGLIAAVDFVVVSLLASFVFALPFNGAALSVGLLATLFILALLALGALISTVSETQLQANFMAVFVIVPSVLMSGFVFPIEAIPGWLQPVAWSLPMTYFVEAIRGLTLKGTTMVDQWRDFAVLGAFVIGFTLLSLTRFRKQLA
- a CDS encoding GAF domain-containing protein, translated to MAQPFYAYMLLCADDSYYVGQTDALDKRLLEHQEGRGAAHTATRLPVRLIWFEEFSTREEAESAEARIKNWSRAKKAALVRGDLQGLQEAATKDWERYQQRHESGAGGSLDTPLLDTRPAAALGTATRENGETEAETAGIPLTAQSQTAMISEHESRTRVTTGIPLAAQSHTTIPPDSLSILVEVGAALCGTLHLRDLLGAMMKRVRDVLDAEACSVMLLDEPTQTLRWEVALGEGAGKLQTLSVPIGQGISGRVAATGAVIRIEDAYHDPRWQGHKYDQETGITTRSILCVPIRARERIIGIIQVLNRRSGPFTDADQQLLEALAGMGGVAIENARLYENLEEKVQQRTVELTGALADLREAQSQLVQSEKMAALGDLVAGVAHEINTPLGAVASNTDLVVRALNKVKESLADPALSAKAGTFIDKAASMAEVSREACRRIGAIVKSLRNFARLDEAERKPADLHEGLESTLTLAAHLMKGRITVQRDYGQLPQVDCYANQLNQVFLNVLVNAAHAIEGTGEITIRTRQATPDSVTIAISDTGSGIPPENLAKIFNPGFTTKGVGVGTGLGLAITYRIIENHHGKIEVESEVGRGTTFRITLPVRAVAPTAEAAQGGAL
- a CDS encoding HAD family phosphatase, which gives rise to MSGIIRGSSVRAVIFDFDGVLADTEALHCAAFQAVARSDGMDLSQADYFTQFLGLPDRACLAALYARAGRRPTATELDALVSRKRAQFAALSQGATLYDGVPELLRRLHPRFVLAVASGAFRDEIEAILDRAGVRALFAAVVGAEDVMAGKPAPDPFLCALRELNTRAGMALTGAECVVVEDSPLGIAGARAAGMRCIGVTTHHPAAALPADLVIAHVSELRLEDLPL
- a CDS encoding response regulator gives rise to the protein MADTTPATILLVDDEPAVGQSLAALLELETPYKVLVETSPQRAIQLAKVTPLDLVVSDFLMPELDGIGFLLEIRALYPESTLILLTGYADKENAIRAINDVGIFHYIEKPWDNDDLLTIITTGLDKRLQLHRLYERTRELEGRVQQLQQRNAELEQRLKGAT
- a CDS encoding metallophosphoesterase — encoded protein: MSVAFDYLIVSDLHLRGGFNNPTAGLYHFDEEFADFLRYYRLNRAADRRWRLIIGGDFIEFLYITDLPDPNERLMRGVSFPESEQRYGPGTEAPKSRWKLDRILRASHPQLLLALARFVAEGNEVILLRGNHDLEMSWPEVQDHFRRLIAEHHPEDFSYMAMKEAVAQRVQFPLWFWCEPGLLYVEHGCQYDPFCATEHVLNPLVPESPTHMQLSIAELAIRYFTNQMKTIDAMAAENIMSVSEYIGWVVGGNLKILPRVASLYGAMVRRVLAKSGRPNPLAERQVREENDRRIAAVDEKFGLPSGTAAAVNAMRASPVMRGVLATARFLALDLIVFGGLLAAAVAGILIWYPARTGLLALVAAMTVMGSIVYVGALRFRRIAEAAQLRHTAERIAALFKVQNVVFGHSHAAGTWPLPTGGQYINVGTWVPMGEDAYFVYFAATGDGQNWRANLWRWNKRKKEPEPFEKQ
- a CDS encoding GNAT family N-acetyltransferase; translated protein: MPAPTSDPAGFRAYSAEAILRDGSSIHIRALRPSDKALLIEHFQQLSPRSVYFRFFGAKKRLTDAELARFTELDFARNAALVAVRRDGGCELLIGVGRYSSSAVAHRAEVAFAVLDKYQGRGVGTLLLEHLVPIARANGITEFEADVLGENNQMLQVFAASGFTVKRSIEAGVFHVVFATTETEQFLAASQQRERRAAAQSIRTFLQPRSVAVVGASRSPGSIGAALVANLKRDGFAGPIYPVNPSAAEIDGLTTYPTVSAIGAPVDLVLIAVPAAAVEAAVADCARAGTRGVVVISSGFAEASAAGREAQRRLTEFVRGSGMRMVGPNCMGVLNTDPAISLNGTFAPVWPPAGNIGMSSQSGALGLAILDYARTRNLGMSTFVSVGNKADVSSNDLLAYWAEDPRTDVIVLYLESFGNPRKFARVAPEVARHKPIVAVKSGRSAAGTRAASSHSAALANLDVAVDALFEQAGVIRTATLEDLFDVLALLSTQPLPPSRRVGVVTNAGGPGILLADACEAHGLQLPQLSAETVMSLRTFLPAHAGYANPIDMTASATPEQYARAIELIGSDAAVDALVVIYIPPMVTQPEEVATAIARAAGAVPAAKPILTVFISSQGAPPMLSTGPRGRLPSYSFPENAALALAAVERYARWRERPRGTPLTLDPFAQSAVRAVVDRVLVQADGPTWLEPKDLATVLRAVGIECAASEQTTVADALATASRMGYPLVAKAIAPSVVHKSDVGGVIMGLHSAKAVAVAVRTLDERMRTIGAPLDGVLLQREVPGGIEALVGVTTDPIFGPLVVCGMGGVLVELLHDVSFHLTPVSDIDAVEMIGKLRARPLLDGYRGAPAGDRDALAGVIQRISALVELVPELRELDLNPIKVLPPGQGAIVVDARMRIQPG
- a CDS encoding nitroreductase family deazaflavin-dependent oxidoreductase, yielding MADLSTTLAAVANAKTLKLTTTGRKSGQQRVAEIWFVVEGDHLLVQAGKNARKGWLVNVKHHPEVALDIAGTKLRGRAIVITDPAAAQRVIDLMRQKYWRAWLASWVGSQIGAGVPVRVEGISRQ